The sequence GgtgaaattaattaaaacttttccttaatattaaatttatatatatatttttatttatatgtatatatatagtcaTAATAACACATATTTGATAGTTTACAAACCAATGTCAAAAAAAATCCTAGGTATTCGATAGTACCTAACTAAAACCTCTGAAATGATGACAATTGGCCCAAGAATAATAGCAAAGCCCAACAACCGAAGCCCAATCCGTGATTGACTGCTTTCGTCTGTCGGGTTTCGGCGAGACGGAGAAAAGAAGTCTTCTTGGCTTCAAAACCGAGAAGTCTCCGCAAGCGTATTTGTCCAAGAAAACAGTATTGTGGAGCAAGTTGAGTGGGAAACATGGAGTGGTGTGTGTCGATGCCAAAGATTGAACTACACGCGCACCTAAATGGCTCCATTAGAGACTCCACGCTGTTGTATGTTTACTAACTTACACATTTTCTTTCATTATTCAATTTACTCGGTACTTTTTGATTTCTCTGAGCATTAGagatgttttttttgttttagattAGATGTTTTGTGTAGTTATGGCCAAAGGGTCACACTGAGTTTTAATTCTTGTGAGTAAAATTATTCGAGCAGGGAACTGGCTGCAGAATTGAGTGAGAAGGGAGCTATAGTTTCTTCGGACGTGGAGCATGTTATTATGAAAAGTATGTACCTTTTCTGCCTGTGAAATTTTTTTAGGCATCATAGCGTTTGAATTGGACTCATTATTAGATGTTCGCTGTCATTTCATTTGTTTTCTCAATGCCCAGTCATGTGGTTTCCTGATCATTTGAGGTTAATTTTGCTCCCACCCACAAAAAATTCAGATGATCGATCGCTCAGTGaagtgttcaagatgtttgatTTAATCCATGTTCTTACTACTGATCACAAAACCGTCACAAGAATCACCAAAGAGGTGCGGCCCCGTTCTTTTCATGAAGTTTTTTGGTTTCATACAGAAAACTTTCATTTACTCTTCTTTTTATGTAGGTTATTGAAGATTTTGCTGCTGATAATGTCGTTTACTTGGAATTgagaacaactccaaaggtatATGATTTGGTACCGGTAACAGTTTGTCGTAGCTGCTTTGATCTGTAATTGACATTTTTAGTAAGCAAGGAATTGTTTCCTCTCCATATTTAAATTGCAGAGGAATGATTCCAAAGGTATGAGCAAGCGCTCGTACATGGAAGCAGTTCTCGAGGGCATAAGATCTGTCAATGCTGTTGAGGTTGATCTTTCTGACGTGGAAACTTCTGCTCGTGCTCCTTTGGTTTGTAATGGAACTGAAAGGAAAAAGATATATGTGAGGCTTCTTCTCAGTATCGACCGTCGTGAAACTACCAATGCTGCTATAGAAACAGTAAGTTTGTGCCCTTTTATGAATGAAGATGCTTCAAGTTGTCAGGTTTTCAAACCTGAAGGAAGTTAAAAACTCTTCATCTTGTTCAGGTTGAACTAGCTCTGGAAATGAAAAACTTGGGAGTAGTGGGCATAGATCTTTCTGGCAATCCAGGAATTGGGGAATGGTATTCTACCAATTGTTGTATACCTGTATATAATGTGTTCTTCCATTTAATTTCTGTAATGGTAATTCTTATCTGAGTGTATCTTGTACCAGGGTGACATATTTACCAGCTTTAGAGTTTGCAAAAAATCAAGGGCTTCCGATCACACTTCACTGTGGCGAGGTGCATTTGACTTTGGTTCTTGGTCATTTATAGTTCATGATATTGTCATTtgcattattttgaataatctaCTTTGCTACTTAGTGCTTGTAGGTTCCCAATCAAAAGGAAATCCTCGCGATGCTAGATTTTCATCCGCAGAGAATTGGGCATGCTTGTTGTTTTCAAGAGGAGGAGTGGGAAGTATTAAAAAGCCTCAAGATCCCGGTTAGATTCCTAATTCATTACTCAGTTCAATATAAAATGCAATCACTGACGCGCAGAAATTCCTGTCAATCCATCAATGCCCGTCACTAAACACTTGTTAGTTTTTTGTCCTGATTCACAGGTGGAGATTTGTTTGACTTCCAACATTAGAACCGAAACAATTGCTTCGGTGGATGTTCATCATTTTGGTAAGATTTCTTAATTCTCCATTGATACTCTTTTTTCTGTTCGTGCTTCAATTTTTGGGAGCGAACCTGATGACTTTAACCTGTCTTTCCCTTGTGCGCCTGAGAAAAACTAAATAGTTTCCAAAACTGACGACCAAAAAAATTCCATGTCCAACATATGATATCTTTGCAGCTGATTTGTATAAATCAAACCACCCATTAGTTTTATGCACAGACGATGCCGGAGTTTTTTCTACCAGTCTATCTAATGAGTACAGCCTTGCCTTGACTGCATTTGGTaggttcttgttgattttatgtttttatgagAGTAAAATTCTTTTTTGCTAAAGGTGTTAGCCTCCTTATTGGTTTTCTTTGTTAAATTCTTGATTGCAAGGTCTTGGAAGGAGGGAAATGTTTCTGCTAGCACAGAAGGCCATTGAGGTTATTTTTGCTGGCGATGAAGTAAAAGGAGAACTGAAGGAGATATTTGCAACATCATTTTGTAAAATCGGTTTATAATCAAATCACAGCTTCGGCTAGGTGTTGATCCACTGTTGGTATGCCTAACTTCAGTCTTGAGACGTTTAATTGTTCCAAAAGTATGATCTGAATTCAGCAATTCTTGTTTGTTTCTTCATGTAAAACCAATCAGAGCCTAAACAACAGATGGCCCAAATCTTTTACATGAAATTAAAGAAGAGATCATACAAAGAATTAATGGCCCACAACATCACGCGTAACAAATTATCTCAAACCATCTCTTCTCCTTGCCCTGAAGCCTCTGCCACGAAATAAGCAGTGGATTTTAGTAACAAACCCCATTTGCACATTGGTCTTCTTGGCCTAGTTTCTGGTGTGTGGTAGTTGGCCTACTCTTTGCTTGTAAGTAGATAAGTAGATTTTCAGGAAAAATTCTCACAAGATTTAGTAGGCTAAAAAAAAATTGCCAAAGACAAAAACAAAAAGGACGGCCGATTTCTTTATCATTCGCTGTAAACTTAGAGTTAAATTTTGTTTATAGCTGAATTATCTTTCCATGAATATAGCCAAAGTGAAAAAGCATGCCGCTGTCTAAGTTTTCTAACAATGCTTATACCACATTATCCCGTTTTCTTCCTTGCCTGCCAATTGTCTAGTGTGGAAAATATGTAACAAGAATATATTGATCCTGTCCATACTAAAGGTCCAAGAAAATTTCCTTACCTCGGTTATTTTTTACGTGTCTGTTGCACTCATATCTTCGTCTGTTTCCATGGCTAAATATTCAAGTGCGGTGACAACATCCCCAATGAGTGGTCGTGTGCTGGCTTCTTCTTGAAGGCACATAGCTGCAATAGCAAGAGCTTGATTCAGATCCTTCTCCGGATACTTCCCTTCAAGCAATGGATCGGCCAACAATGTAAAGTTGCTTCTGTCCTTGAAAAGCGGCTTTGCCTGTGCACTCCAGATTCAAAACATCATGTTTGGAGATTGCTTAGGATAAAATTTCGTTCAACTTGTGAAACTGGAACGCAAATTCAACAGATTTGATTGAAAAATAAGTTGGTTAACTAACCCATTCTACTAGATTCTCCTCTTCAGTTGGTTTTGAGTTATCTATTGCTCTTCTCCCTGAAATAATCTCAAGAAACACAGCACCGAAACTATAAACATCAGATTTAATGGTAAGGTGGCCTGCCTGAGCATACTCTGGTGCACAGTATCCGTACGTCTCCATCAACCTAGTGGACTCATGATCCTCCCCACCTTTTGGACCCAACTTAGAAAGTCCGAAATCTGACAGCTTAGGATTGAACATCTCGTCCAACAATATGTTAGATATCTTGAAATCCCGGAATATGATTGAAGGGCTTGCTGTATCATGCAAGTACTCCAGTCCCTGTGCTGCACCTTTAGCTATCTGCATTCTGGCGTACCAGTCCAGAGGCTTCTTATCTGCTGACAAACCTGTAAACATGAAAAAAGTAGCAACTTTACACACGAAACCACCAAGAAATCGAACCTATTCAGACAAGTTTTTTTTTCCCAATGTTAATATTATCAATCATATTGAGGTATTTACCATGAAGGTGATATGCTAAGGATCCATTTTGCATGTAGTCATACACCAGTATCCTTTGGCGGCCATCTGCgcaatatccaatcaaatttaCCAGATTTGGGTGGTGAACGACGCTCAATGTCAAGACCTCTGCTAGGAATTCTCTGTTTCCTTGAATCCAATTTCTGTCAAGCTGCTTCACAGCAACAATCTTGACAAGaaataacatgatataaaatcaTACGTGAAACATAACTTGAAACCCAAAAAGCAGTAGAGAAAAGTGGCAAATACTTGATCCTTGTTCTTAAGGTGACCCTTGTAGACTCTTCCAAAGCCTCCTTCACCAACTAGAAGTTCAGGACTGAAGTTTTCTGTAGCAATGGCCAGTTCGCGAAAGGTGAATACTGTGGCCGGAACTCTCATCACATTTCCATGCCTTAGTATATCGTCAGCTATCATCCTTTGCTTTCCATTGCCTAAACATTGTAAGATCAAGATCATGTTACAATTTAAGAATCGTTTAGAGTCGATCTCCAGACGAGATGGAAAATCATGTACGTTTTCAAGAACATCATaaaaaaacgaaaagaaaaaagCTATGTATGTTTCTGATTCTAACCTGTATACATAGAAAGACTTCTGGAGATTGGCAATAATTCCTCCCCACCATCATATTTCTGTGATGCCTTGATTTCATTGACGTAACTTTTGGAAGTTTTTAATGGATTCTTCTTCATTGTATCGGTTTTTTTTATCCTTGCAACAAGACAGAATGCCTTGTACCACCCTTTCCGCCTCTCCTTTGGAATCTTTTCCACTTTGTAAGAGAATCTTCACAAATTATGCATTCTTGTATCCATTTTTCTCTATGAAGATCAAATGGGGTGCCCAACAAAATTTATTGATTCATGATTTGTAAAAGTACGCATGTTGGAATAAAATGAGGATCTTGAATGAAAACATTGTGTCCAAGCATAATAAAACACCTACTTTTTTTAtttactgaaaaaaaaaaaaacacttttcatGCAGATTATTGATGAGATTCCACGTTGCGATTCAGAATCGAATTTCTCGGACAATTTCATGCATACTGTAATTTCATCCGGTGCACTGTAGCCACTAGATTAGTGTCGGGGCACcagaactttttttttaaagaaaaaatactaatatatttttttttatatcaatttttgaatattcgatcacataaaaacaatattttatttaactttaAAAAGTATATGTTATTAAAGAGAACTTTATGacaaattattttcaaaatttttaagcacAAAAAGTATATTTCATGttcaaaaaacttaaaattgttgTGATAAATAAatcgatatttttaaaaaattatgaatttatataatactatttaaattgaattttataataaaatgaaCGGATAGATATTAGACACTAGACAAATCGAAGTCCCCTCTGACTCGGAGTTTTCTCCCACCCCCAAAttgaatataataatttaattttgtcGTGACACACAGAAAATCCCTAATTGATGTAATGTAAGAACCTTCGCGTTTCTCTGTGCTTTCGGGTTTTCTCTTCCCTCTTCGATTTGATCTCCTCGTATAATATAATTGACAGCTGATCGATTTTTATTTTCTACTTTTCTGGAAAAGGAGAGCTGAGTTGAAACGATGAGAATGCCAACGAGCTTTCCGGCCATTGATGCCGGCGTCGGAAGACTCTCCGCCGGTTGGTGGAACGAGATCAATGAATCCGTTGAGTGGCAAGACGGGATATTCTTTGCTCTCTGCGCCGCTTACGCTCTCGTTTCTTTAGTTGCTCTCGTATGTCTATTAACAATTCGGTTTTATTGGAGATAATAGTGGGTCattagattttattattattggtaTATTGGTATTGGTCTGTGATtgtatctttttaattattttttttgtatttgtaATGTATAAATTTCTCTCCATGATTCACAAAAAGATCAAGTCTTgttgttttaaagtcatttttCCTGAAGTTGTCTAGTTGTTCATTCAGTTtttcttcttaaatttttttctcgATTATAATATTTTGGCCTCATGTTGTTGTTCTCTTTTGATGACTTCTATTAATTTGGCagcttttttcttttttgatttGGTGTCTTCTCTTCTCTGCAGATTCAATTGATAAGAATTGAGCTCAGGGTGCCCGAGTATGGTTGGACAACTCAGAAGGTTTTCCACTTTATGAACTTCATTGTGAATGGAGGTATGAAAAGTTTGCTGAAAATTTTACCTACATGTCTCGTTTTTGGAGTAATCATTATGTCACTCACACCCATTGCAGTGCGTGCTGTAATGTTTGGATTTCACATGAAAGTATTTCTTTTGCATCCTAAGGTATAAGCTTCACCTTCCTAACTATTACTTATGCTATTAACAATTTTGGCTCATGTTATGTACTTTTACGTGTTATTACCTCTCCTTACCTGTATTTAATGTATTTAGCACTTATCCTCCTCttttacatgttattatttttattatttatgtacTTATTAGGGAGGTAAGTGTCAAAAAAACATTTAATACATTGGTGGTGAATGCAAACATCTCATACTCTGTGAAATTTGCTGTAAGATAGAAGCTTGTCATTATCGTTTGAGGAGCAATGCCGATGAATTTTAAGGTGCTAGCCGGTTGCTTATGAAGTCTTTCTGAATTTGATTAACAGAGAAGAATGGTAAAAAATCGATTATATTTCCTTTACGTAGTGGGTTAATCGTCCTGGTTTAATATCGGTCATCTTTTTTCTTTGTATTTATCCATATAACTTTCTGTTTTACTAGTCGAGACTATTGCGTTGTGTTTCAACACTATTAACATTTCAAACTTTATCGTGTATAATTTGCTTTTAGCAGTTGTTAGACGCTGATGATAAAATAGTTTATCTATTTCTACTGCATTGTGTTGGTGACCGTCACTTTCTCCGAGAATCTTTTTTATTCAGTTGAAAGGTGCATAATAGTCAACTACTGTGTTTTTATAAGCCTGTTCAGCACCTAAATTGTGCACTTAAGGATCATCTGTGGACTATTTAGCTGTTTAGTGGTTTTATTCTCATCTGCTGATATTAATTGTAATTAATTAGGCACTAACTCTGCTGCTGTTGGATCTTCCTGGCTTGCTGTTCTTTTCCACATATACTCTTCTTGCTCTTTTTTGGGCGGAGATATATCATCAGGTATAAGTGGAGGGTTCCTGACGAACTAGATCTGAATTGGATTATGAGTATCTGAACTGCTGTCAATAATTGGCTGGAAGAATGTTCTCCAGCCCTGATTGAACCGTTGCTGAATTCAGATTCTTGTGAATTGTGAATGCGTTTGTGACATGAGAATTCACAGAAAATTTTTTCCTTATATTTGTTCAGGCTAGAAGTTTGCCAACAGATAAACTGAGAATCAGCTACATTTCTATCAATAGTGTCATTTACTTCATACAGGTTAGTGCTTGTGCATTTGAACTGCAGCTCTGGCTTATTTATACATCTTGTACATGTTGGTTACAGCTGTCATTCTCATACCATTTACCTTTCAAATCCTCCTTTACTCTATGTTTTTTTGTCCCTTTCACTTTTCATGATTGGGCTGTGTGGGCATCAATTGTTTAGAAATTAGTATCTCTTTCCTTTTTAAAATGTGTTTgattaaaattcaaaagaaaacttCTTTTAAAAATGGAAGGCATAGTTTGTAGAAGCTGTTCTAGTTTTTCATTCAACTCGCCAAACATACTTATGGTGCTGGGTATATGAATGTAAGTATTATGTTTTCTTGGAGGAATTTCTGTGTTGAGCTGACATCTGGTTACCTAATCGATTTCTCATATTTGTATCTGGTTTGATTATCTAAATAAGATATTGGCTGTGTTGACAAAAGGTTTGCATCTGGGTGTACCTCTGGATAGATGATAATTCAGTTGTGGAATTCATCGGAAAGATATTTATTGCAGGTCAATCTCTCGTAGTTTTTTGGTttcattttttatgtttatgttttgctGCAGCTTTGGTTTTCTAATCTCTTGGTTCCCCTGCTTTACTGATAGACGAACTGCCTGTTGCTGATTGTCCTCTTTAATTTCTGCAGTGGTATCATTTATAGCAGCTCTGGGCTTTCTGATATACGGAGGGAAGTAAGTGACATCTTCTCATCTGTCCCTTATGTAGAAGAGCAACATTAATTTCTTTCAAGTTTCAACTGATTTCTTCCAATCTCAAGTTTCTGCATCActgaaattgtttttttttctttgtttaggCTATTTTTCATGCTGAGACGCTTTCCCATTGAATCTAAAGGAAGAAGAAAGAAACTGCACGAGGTTTGTGAATCGAACCAGATTTACATCTATGCGATTGTGTTGTGCAGGAAATTCTAGTTTTCGCTATATGACTACCTATAGCAGGTCTAATTTGGTGGAATTGCCTTTTATCCTGTGGATGCTTTTCCACTGGCTTTTTGAGAATGAAAGCCTGCTTGATGCAATTGACTTGCTGATGTCTCACATGTTGAAACTAAAGAAAAACGTACTCGATAATTTTTTAAACGGCGAGGGAACTGTGTT comes from Henckelia pumila isolate YLH828 chromosome 4, ASM3356847v2, whole genome shotgun sequence and encodes:
- the LOC140863839 gene encoding N6-mAMP deaminase — protein: MEWCVSMPKIELHAHLNGSIRDSTLLELAAELSEKGAIVSSDVEHVIMKNDRSLSEVFKMFDLIHVLTTDHKTVTRITKEVIEDFAADNVVYLELRTTPKRNDSKGMSKRSYMEAVLEGIRSVNAVEVDLSDVETSARAPLVCNGTERKKIYVRLLLSIDRRETTNAAIETVELALEMKNLGVVGIDLSGNPGIGEWVTYLPALEFAKNQGLPITLHCGEVPNQKEILAMLDFHPQRIGHACCFQEEEWEVLKSLKIPVEICLTSNIRTETIASVDVHHFADLYKSNHPLVLCTDDAGVFSTSLSNEYSLALTAFGLGRREMFLLAQKAIEVIFAGDEVKGELKEIFATSFCKIGL
- the LOC140863838 gene encoding probable serine/threonine-protein kinase PBL23, which produces MKKNPLKTSKSYVNEIKASQKYDGGEELLPISRSLSMYTGNGKQRMIADDILRHGNVMRVPATVFTFRELAIATENFSPELLVGEGGFGRVYKGHLKNKDQIVAVKQLDRNWIQGNREFLAEVLTLSVVHHPNLVNLIGYCADGRQRILVYDYMQNGSLAYHLHGLSADKKPLDWYARMQIAKGAAQGLEYLHDTASPSIIFRDFKISNILLDEMFNPKLSDFGLSKLGPKGGEDHESTRLMETYGYCAPEYAQAGHLTIKSDVYSFGAVFLEIISGRRAIDNSKPTEEENLVEWAKPLFKDRSNFTLLADPLLEGKYPEKDLNQALAIAAMCLQEEASTRPLIGDVVTALEYLAMETDEDMSATDT
- the LOC140863840 gene encoding tobamovirus multiplication protein 1, coding for MRMPTSFPAIDAGVGRLSAGWWNEINESVEWQDGIFFALCAAYALVSLVALIQLIRIELRVPEYGWTTQKVFHFMNFIVNGVRAVMFGFHMKVFLLHPKALTLLLLDLPGLLFFSTYTLLALFWAEIYHQARSLPTDKLRISYISINSVIYFIQVCIWVYLWIDDNSVVEFIGKIFIAVVSFIAALGFLIYGGKLFFMLRRFPIESKGRRKKLHEVGSVTAICFTCFLIRCFVVMLSAFDSDATLDVLDHPVLNLIYYTLVEILPSALVLYILRKLPPKRISAQYHPIR